In Rhododendron vialii isolate Sample 1 chromosome 9a, ASM3025357v1, the following are encoded in one genomic region:
- the LOC131301785 gene encoding uncharacterized protein LOC131301785 has protein sequence MEVCQESSNTLGAKRNTAACRRCPPEVREEMREFIHKRDEAKSQIKSIPDFNDAMNDDDYDLDLDDDIIESNPRSKKSSTHKSTTSASIHSKPKKPRTIGPLDTYYTPEPEVVVENRKARGKRPKIDENEPYTKILKDRVHQAIARWIYDCGISLNVVNNDSFAPMIEAIGQYDPGLPPPTYHQVRVPLLKKEVEHVNKLMEEHKKDQEQYGCTLMSDGWTDRKNRTLMNLLVNSPRGTMFLKSKDASGIVKDAEMIYELLDGWVEHIGEANVVQVVTDSAAANVASGRLLEAKRPHLFWSPCAAHCLDLMLEDIFQLPNLKTTWERAIMIHGYIYNRPSLLNMMRQFTQRKELVKPAKTQFATAFLTLQRVYEQKGNLRKMFTSEKWTNSKWAKEQGGKHVEKVMLMASFWRNVFLALKFASPLVKVLRLVDGEDKPPMGYIYEAMDRAKETIANSFNQNKEMYDEVFKIIDKRWESQLHRPLHAAGVYLNPECFYKDPEACKVPKVIGGLYKCITKLIPNNDTQDLVCADLMKYERAEGLFGNPMTIRQRNTRAPGITMLTLI, from the exons ATGGAGGTGTGTCAAGAATCAAGCAACACCTTGGGAGCTAAAAGGAATACGGCGGCATGTCGCCGATGCCCACCTGAGGTTAGAGAGGAGATGAGGGAGTTTATACATAAAAGGGATGAAGCAAAGAGTCAAATTAAGTCTATACCAGATTTTAATGATGCAATGAATGATGATGATTATGACCTGGACCTGGACGATGATATTATTGAATCCAATCCCCGTTCTAAGAAATCATCTACTCACAAAAGCACAACCTCCGCATCTATTCATTCTAAGCCTAAAAAACCAAGAACCATAGGGCCTCTCGACACTTACTACACTCCTGAACCAGAGGTGGTGgtagaaaatagaaaagccaGGGGCAAACGGCCAAAAATTGATGAGAATGAACCATATACGAAAATATTGAAAGACCGGGTTCATCAGGCTATTGCAAGGTGGATATATGATTGTGGGATATCTCTAAATGTTGTGAACAATGATAGTTTTGCGCCAATGATAGAGGCTATTGGGCAATACGATCCGGGATTGCCCCCACCAACTTATCATCAAGTGCGAGTTCCTCTTCTaaaaaaagaggtagaacaTGTTAACAAGTTGATGGAGGAGCACAAAAAAGACCAGGAACAATATGGGTGTACGCTAATGAGCGATGGGTGGACAGATAGGAAAAATAGAACATTGATGAATCTTTTGGTGAATTCACCAAGAGGGACCATGTTTCTTAAATCTAAGGATGCGTCTGGAATTGTAAAGGATGCAGAAAtgatatatgaattgcttgatgGGTGGGTGGAGCATATTGGAGAAGCAAATGTGGTTCAAGTTGTTACGGATAGTGCCGCGGCAAATGTGGCGTCAG GGAGGTTGTTGGAGGCAAAACGACCTCACTTGTTTTGGTCTCCGTGTGCTGcccattgcttggacttgatgTTAGAAGACATTTTTCAGTTACCAAATTTGAAGACAACTTGGGAAAGGGCAATAATGATTCATGGTTATATTTATAATCGACCCTCTTTGTTGAATATGATGAGGCAATTTACCCAGAGGAAGGAGCTCGTTAAGCCAGCAAAAACTCAATTTGCAACCGCTTTTTTGACTTTGCAAAGGGTTTATGAACAAAAGGGAAACTTAAGGAAGATGTTTACTTCAGAGAAGTGGACCAATAGCAAATGGGCAAAAGAGCAAGGAGGAAAACATGTAGAAAAAGTCATGTTGATGGCCTCATTTTGGAGGAATGTGTTCCTTGCCCTCAAGTTTGCATCCCCACTTGTTAAGGTACTTAGATTGGTTGATGGAGAAGACAAGCCTCCAATGGGATACATTTATGAGGCTATGGATCGGGCTAAAGAAACTATTGCAAATTCCTTCAATCAAAATAAGGAGATGTATGATGAAGTCTTTAAGATAATCGACAAGAGGTGGGAATCCCAATTGCATCGGCCTTTGCATGCAGCTGGTGTTTACTTAAATCCTGAATGTTTTTACAAAGATCCAGAGGCTTGCAAAGTTCCAAAAGTCATTGGAGGCCTATACAAATGTATCACAAAGTTGATTCCCAATAATGATACACAAGACCTTGTTTGTGCCGACTTGATGAAGTATGAAAGAGCTGAAGGACTCTTCGGTAACCCAATGACAATAAGGCAAAGAAATACAAGGGCGCCAGGTATCACCATGTTAACCTTAATCTAG